Part of the Lolium rigidum isolate FL_2022 chromosome 6, APGP_CSIRO_Lrig_0.1, whole genome shotgun sequence genome, catgaacattggatgttattaataataaggttatgtcattagatgaatgatgtaatggacccacccaattaagtgtagcatatgatcacgtcattaagttctatttgctataagatttcgatacatagttacctagtccttcgaccatgagatcatgtaaatcacctataccggaagggtaccactacaagaaaagttctgatagacaacgtctcaaaatcgtccgctaaggggtatttttcgtcgcctatgggcctaacccgacgatatgggttctgttgtggaaactgcgttaggcaaagtcctacgacgatttttttggtccgtcgcgcttgggcgccctttcgccacggaaaatcggaccgttgcccaagtgtttccgggagcccgttgactggcgacgtcatgcaagccgacacgtggcggacgcgcgttagcgcggttaacggcgttagcacggctgaaaccccgtggtagatggtaggcccacacgaggcactgccacgtcttaagcgggccgacccattaagtttgcgggcgggCCGGCTgatttagtttgaccggtcaactatataggctaggctggtccattagttatgtgggccgggcctaacctctaaggttggtcggtcaaaacattaatgggccggcccactaagcatgtgggccgggccgaatgcactcgtgtgACCGGTCAAGCCggcaaagggccggcccaaagacatgtgggacccactttctgttatcgggccggcccatttaaatagtggggtccaccttaaagcaactgggccggcccaagaagttattgggccggcccaattagcatgtgggtcccactttcctgctatcgggccggcccatttagtacgtggggtccacaatagatcaaatgggctggcccaacaagaaagtgggccgggccaaaaacacaggtgggtcccactttcctgttaaagggccggcccatttagtacgtggggttcaccatatagcaagtgggccggcccaacaagatagtgggctgggccaaaaccacaggtgggtcccactttccagttaaaggNNNNNNNNNNNNNNNNNNNNNNNNNNNNNNNNNNNNNNNNNNNNNNNNNNNNNNNNNNNNNNNNNNNNNNNNNNNNNNNNNNNNNNNNNNNNNNNNNNNNcaaaagcatcaacgcccacaaaaacattgtgttctactcgtgcaacagatctatgcatagacatggctctgataccactgatggggttcgttgcatagaaaacaaaatttttctaccgtgaacaagaacaaaagcaagatccaatctagtaaaagccaagatctaatctatgaagatcgaagcaacgagatgtatgtgatactaaccctcgaagatttccaaagcctacgagattagatctcgttgttgatgtagtcgatcatccagtgctgcaatccggcagcacttccgtactcgatcgtgtgtacggtgtcgatgaagcccgtcctctccccgttccagcgggcagcggaggtgtggtagatcccctcggaatcccagcagcacgacggcgtggtggtggaggtggaggagaaattcctgcagggcttcgccaagcctgcgcaggaagaaggaggagggagagaggggcggctagggattGGGGAATGATGAggtgcgccccagccctcccctccctcttatataggcgtgggggggctgccttggcccctcctccaagcccaagggtcggccaaaacaaggggggaacttccccccaagttaagtccctattttcaagggatttgatcttatccacttggtacagccacatgggccttggggggctggtgtgcatggcccatgtgggcctatgcgaccccctcgggtccatgttggtcgtccgggataggtgggccccactatggtaccctccggaaccttctagaacctccggtacaataccgaaaaatcctgaacttttccggtaaccctgaaaatgacttcccatatatgaatcttattctccggaccattccggacctcctcgtgatgtcctggatcccatccaaaactccgaacaaacttcggtctccatctcatattccgaatctacttatgcgacatcgaaccttaagcgcgtcaccctatggttcgtgaactatgcagacatggtcgagactcctctccgagcaataaccaatagcgggatctggagatccataatggctcccacatattcaacgatgacttagtgatcgattgaaccatttacatacgatgccaattccctttgtcacgcgatattttacttgtccgaggttcgatcatcggtatctccataccttgttcaacctcgttaccgacaagtactctttactcgtaccgtggtatgtcatctcttatgatccaatcatatgcttgcaagctaatcggacgacattccaccgagagggcccagagtatatctatccgtcatcaggatggacaaattccactattgatccatatgcttcaactcacactttccgaatacttaatcccatctttataaccacccatttacgcaatggcgtttgatgtaatcaaagtacccttccggtgtaagggatttacatgatctcatggtcgaaggacttaggcaactatgtatcgaaagcttatagcaaattgaacttaatgacttgatcttatgctacgctcatttgggtgtgtgtccattatatcattcacctaatgacataaccttgttattaataacatccaatgttcatgatcacgaaaccatgatcatccattaatcaacaagctagttatacaagaggcttactagggactccttgttgtttacataacacacatgtatcaatgtttcggttaatacaattatagcatgggatgtaaacatttatcatgaacactaagatataacaataattaatttattattgcctcttgggcatatctccaacagcaattactacttataatcatccatattacttgtatttcactatctcttcgccaaactagtgcacctatacatctgacaagtgtattaggtgtgttggggacacaagagacttcttgtatcttaattgcagggttgcttgagaggaatatctttgacctctacctccatgagttcgataaaccttgggtgatccacttaagggaaacttgctgttgttctacaaacctctgctcttggaggcccaacattgtctacgggaatagaagcgtgagtagacatcaatgtcttctggaaaagtggtcgaaccccctcgcgtttttaggtcgagggatttaagagcatccccactcgttggcgctccccacgcccaaatccggcaaaattttcgtccggattggaggaagatttggcgtggggagcgccgaagttccagccgtcccccggcaggaaacccccaacctcgaccatttgacatatttcaaacaaatttaacataaaatttaacaagttcggcgaccaagagtacgaaaattgctgaaacaaattcggcgataatcagtacaatgtttaacaagtgctgaaacaaatgaagcacacaatttcacaatttttcaaacaatttttttgtgacccttgtacattccctgccatgcaaacggacagttcttccattgccaatgcatgcagtcaatgcttccaagcatccctggaaaacctctagcttcatttgttgcaaggatcctctgagtgtcttcgacagtgggtgatctcaagtaatagtccccgaacaccgctatgacggccccgcgaaccggtagaaacaatcaagggcggtggactccgccatccgaagatagtcatctgcagtatcaccgggagctccatacgccgagcatcctcatagccaccgtgcacttcgcaggtgacgaaaatccaaccaaaccagtgcaatccgccttgcatctgaagtagggatcaaagttgcggatggcatacacaattttcagaaatagctttctgctcatcctgaaacgacgccggaaaacactctcaccgtgcaatggattgtcggcgaagtagtcggcgaagtagtcggcgtacaacatgcagtagccctccattcgctgtctcgacttgcacttccggcgacctcgtgccgacccaccacgtcgaccagttgccagtccggcgcacatgctagccaagcaaccaaggatcatcatgtgctcgtcgtcttgggcggctgctgccatctcttcttgcataagctcgacgaacatctgctcctcctcttcgtccgagtccatggccggcgaggcaaatggacgaacacccgacgggcgtggtcgaggcaacccgagccgcgagcgacgaggagcaagcgaggccggcggaagagcagccggataggccgtcgtccaaagacggcggaatataggcaggtggggaaggaggggcggcggaatccgggcaacaagccggcggggtggtgccggcggcgagagagatacgaggggtgggggagattttgagcgacgtggcggtggggttcgtgcgtcgagtcaccgacggatcgggcccttccccgcttttcactcgtccggagtccccgagcgctcccgggggccgggggtggcgtgggctcgccggatggatgaagggccaaatccggacgaaaacgaggaaccgggggcgcgactgggccgaattacgccgtccggatggaaaaaacgctcgccgggggcctcgacgagggcacgagtggagatgctctaagtagtccagaggggagcgtctggggctggccgaggcgaccTCACCATatggtggcgcgccccccctcttggccgcgccggcctatggtgtggaggccgtgggcctccccctggcttgcccttctggctccgtgtgtcttctgtaaaaataggcccttcgcaattatttccggggattttcctgaaagttgattttctgcacaaaaataagacaccagggcaattctgttgaaaacagcgttagtccgtgttagttgtatccaaaatacacaaattagaggcaaaccaatagcaaaagtgttcgggaaagtagatacgttttggacgtatcactgctCCTCATCTCCTCGTGCATCGCTCGTTCccccttcatacctgatcatacataagtgaaatcacttaggcagtataaagttctcatcgatcaaagtttcgttcaggagcgaattcacctattGCTTAaggagcttcgcacgagcccctgtattgggtccaatcctaacttcattggacttgagcttcgcaacaacatcgtcttcatcttgaaatgacggaggtagtagttcggtagggatgtcctcaccaCTCTGCTTATCTTCGTCCCACCTCCCCTTTCTACTCCCTGTAGTTAAATCAAAAGCAAAATGACAACAAGCAAGGATACAAGACAATAGATATATAGAGGAGCTTGAGGCTGGGGAGACTGCTACCGCCATGGCCTTCCTGCCTCCTCTTGCAGGGTGAGGCGGCCAAGCTTTCCCCGCTGGGAATCAGCACAACCAACACGCCGGGAAGGACGGGGCGGCCACCGGCATGCTCCAGGTCGAGATCGGGCTGGACGAGAAAGCCGTCACTGCCCTCCACCTCGCCCCCTTCTCATGCCGCCGCCGGATTCTCCCCTCCATCGTCTGGTCCTTCGCTTCCTCtcgtggtggcggctagggttctaAGGCGTGGGTTGATTAGATAAAAGGAGAGGAAGTGAGGCATGAGAGAGAATAGCCATGAGGGAGCAGAGCGATCAAGAGGGGTACCTGCTGGAGACCGCCGTGGGTTGACCGACAACAAGGAGCGGCGGCTCCACCGTCGTTCTCCAGCTGAAGCTCTTGCAGCCAGGGTTGCGGAACCCTAGGCACATGAAGCTCAACTTGATTTTGCTCCATGAAGAGCCCTAAAATATATGCCGGACTGCTACCCGATTTGGCCCTTCCCTCTCTCACGCGATCATGCCCAAGGAGAGGACACCCCTGCcccgtacccgccgacgaaggcgCCACCGCCACACATCGCCATCCCCGTCCTTCCCACAACAAATGGGACGTGAAATGACGGATTTTCCCCTAGCGGGCAAGGAAAACCATAGGCCAACCACCGCGATCCAGCCCGGGATTTGGTCAATTCAACACCACCTAACACTAGCCGCTGAAGCTCGGGCCCCGCAGTGGGTGGGTACAGAACGAAAGGTGAAAAGTGGACGCTAGCAAACGGACGGACGGGACCATGTGAGCACTGCTCCGCTGCTAATCGGACGGCTCAGATCGAACGATCAGGAAAACGAACGGTTGACATTCCGCCACATCATCTGATCGTATGGCCACGATTCAAGTGCCTTGGATGGAGCTCATAGGGTGCACGAATGTTTTAAAGAGACCTGTGGAAAGAACAACAAAAAGGAAAATTATGAGCACGTCCTGGAGGAAGAAAGTAAAATGCAGCAATCTGTAGATCACCTCAAGCAGCTCTAGAAGGCACAAAAGCTATGTATGCGGGAGAACCAGAGAGAAAGATCAGATCTGGGCATGTTTCCTCTCCTCTCGTTCCTCTGCTTATCTTCGTCCCACCTCCCCTTTCTACTCCATGTAGGTAAATCAAAAGCAAAATGACAACAAGCAAGGATAAGAGACAATAGATAGAAGAGCTTGATGCTGGGAAGACTGCTACCTCCATGGCCCTCCTGCCTCCTCTTGCAGGGTGAGGCGACCAAGCTTTCCCCGCTGGGAATCAGCACAACCAACATGCCGGGAAGGACGGGGCGGCCGCCGGCATGCTCCAGGTCGGGATCGGGCTGGACGAGGAAGCCATCGCTGCCCTCCACCTCGCCTCCTTCTCAtgccgccgccggatcctcccctgCATCATCTGGTCCTTCGCTTCCTCTCGTGCTGGCGGCTAGGGTTCTGAGGCGTGGGTTGATTAGAGAAAAGGAGAGGAATTGAGGCATGAGAGAGAATAGCCATGAGGGAGCAGAGAGATCAAGAGGGGTACCTGTTGGAGACCGCCGTGGGTTGACCGACAACAAGGAGCGACGACAGCGCCGTCGTTCTCCACCTGAAGCTCTTGCGGCTGGGTTTGCGGAACCCTAGGCAGACGAGGCTACACTCGATTTTGCACCATGAAGAACCCTAAAGATCCGCCGGACTGCTACCCGATTTGGCCCCTCCCTCTCTCACGCGACCATACCCAAGGAGAGGACACCCCTGCCCCGTACCCGTCGACGAAGGCGCCACCGCCACGCATCGCCATCCCCGTCCGTCCCACAACAAATGGGACGTGAAATGACGGATTTGCCCCTGGCGGGCAAGGAAAACCATAGGCCAACCACCGCGCTCTAGCCCGGGATTTGGTTGACGCAGCACCACCTAACACTAGCCGCTAAAGCCCGGGCCCCACAATGGGTGTGTACAGAACGGAAGGTGAAAAGTGGACGCTAGCGGACGGACGGACGGGATCATGTGAGCAGTGCCCCGCTGCTTATCAGACAGCTCAGATCGCACGATGAGGAAAATGAAAAGTTGATGTTCCGCCACATCATCTGATCGGACGGCCACGATTCAAGTGCCTTGGATGGAGCTCATAGGGTGCAAGAATGTTTTTAATGAGATGTCTCTTCTTTTACTTGTTACTGGGCCGTAACCGTAAGGGGCCTCTGCTAAACTGGAAACCCGTGACTTAGTGGTGGTGGGCTCGTCGCTCGATCCAGAGTCCAGACGCACCAATCCGTCCGTGTCTAAACCTAGTCGACTCGGTGAAGTGCACAACACGCGGTCGCAACCCCCTAGCATCCTCCTCCGGCGGCGATGAAGCTTGGGCGTCTCTGCCTctatcctcctcctccggcgaagcGGCGACGGTGGTCCGCTCGCTCTCTTCCGGCGAAGCAGCGAAGAGGCGACGCTCCTCATTACGGTGAGCCACACCCCAGCCATAATACTAAAGCAAACTTTAGTAGCTAGTGAGGATGAGAAAGGAAACCCTAGATTTGCAGCAGTACGTACTGCCGTGTATTTTGGGCCCGATTCAGCAAATCCAGACACCCCGATCTGCTCATTCCCCTCGTACGTCGAATTAAGGTAGGTTTGGGGGTCCATCCCCAGATCCCCTAGTTAGGGTAGGTTTTGGGCCTCCTTCCCCTCGTCGAGTTAGTTAGGTTTCGGGTGCACCTTCCCCTCCTCGTTGAGTTAGGGTAGGTTTCGTGGGCTTGGTTCGAGATAGGTTTGGCATTTAGTGTGGGTACGTTGGCGCGGGTTACAGTGCTTTCGATGGCTTCACACGTGATATCTTGCTTAAGTTTGCTTCACTTGTCTGTAGTGTCCAGATGTGGGGAAGATGAACTGGTGTTACTGCTGTTTGAGACACCTTCTGGCTTCACAATTTTCACATTTTGTGCATTGCTGTTTGACGAACCAGATCCCATGGAGGTATTATGTTCTTTCCTTGGTTACTGTTGTGCTTGCTTGCTCTTGTGACCTATGTCATGTACCTAATTTTTCTCTTTAACTTTGCCTCTTCCAGTTTATATGGGCTCAATTCGCTGAAAATTGGAGCTCAAACATGGTTAGTGCCCCGTTCTTTATTTTGATTCCCTTCATCTGATTGTTACTTTCTTATGTTGCTTGGCACTAAAATGATGTTAGTAATTTTATCTTGCCCCATTTATGATTGGATATTTATGTACTTATTTTGATTCCCTTCATCTGATTCTTACTTTCTTATGTAGCTTGGCACTAAAATTATGTTAGTAATTTTTATCTTGCCCCATTTATGATTGCATATTTATGTACTTATTTTGTTCTGGATTGATGGAGGAACGTAAACACACTGTTCCATGTTGAATAATGAAGAGCCTCCCCCCcctccaaaaaaaaaactacttcTTTCCATGATCGTAGCGAGATCAATAACAAATCAGTTCACGAAGGCTGAAACCTAATGCGGGTATTGCTATGAACCAGGTTCGAATTTAACTGCTAGGTAGAATGATTCAGGCTTTGATGTGCTGCTACTTCTTTAAGAGCACCACTTGTTTTACTGTCAAAATATCACTTGATCTGAATGACACTAGTTTTTGATGAGGAGACGTGAACATGGGCACAATCTTTACGGTTGAGATGCACCTAGTGAATCGCCGCCCTCTCTGGCATGGTATTTGATTGGTTCTTTCTTTCTGCCCCTGAACATGCCCATTCTTGTGTATTTCCTTACCAGATTGTTTGGCCGAATGAGTTTCAAACTTTTGAGGACAAGTCCAGCGCCATTAATGAAAATACTGGTGTTAACGAAAGACTTGCTGAGATGATCATGAAGCATCGCTGTCCTGGGCAGAAAATGGCTGTTGGAAAGCCTGAATATAAAAGAATCATTGAAGAAAGATTGGTGAGTATAAGCTGCTCGTTTCCCTATTTCTTTAAACAACTTTGATCACCATTTCCTTTGTGACTTGTTTCAGGGTATACCCTGCCTGTATGGTCCAATTGTGATGGAGTTAATGTGGGGCATACAGAAATGGTTGTCACATTCTGTGCCTGGAGAAAAATCACGGCTGACTGAAGATGACCGACTCCCATTGAGTCAAGGACTGCAAAACTTCTTGAGTCGTTATGACTGTAATGTCAAACCAGAGATGGTGAGTTAACTAGTTGCCATGCCTTTTGCTTTATAGCTCCCTGTCATTTACTGCTACAAAGTATGATGACTTGCTTGCTGTGCATATTCGAATCCTTCATTTTCACGAATCCAAGTTTTGGGTGCAGCTTCTATTGAAAAATAATTATTGTTTGCATCGTTGCTTTAATGATGAAGCAACCCTCTTTGTATCCAGGTCAATGATAAAATTATTAAGACGGCTGCCTTCTTGTTTTTTGAGTGTGATTCTATTGAGAAGGATAATTATGTAGCCTTGCGTAAGGCAGCTGACCACATCAAGAATTTATCTGGCATTAGCTGTGAGGATTGGGGCTTACTGAAAATTGCAATAGCCCTAAAGATTGTATGTTGGCCTGAAGAAGCTGGCAATGCTTTTGAGGTAAGTTCTTTGTGCTAGATAGTCTGTTCCCAGCTGCATTCTGTGCATTTCTGACGAACTTAAATGTCCAAATCATATCTCTTTCAGATGATTTCAGAAGACGTGGTATCAAAGTTGGTGAAGGATGCACCATTATATGAAAATGTGTTGGATATGGACTCTTGCTTGGGAATCTACAACCATATGATGTATGCTCATAAAGTTAGGATTAAGAAAAAAGAACTGTTGAAATCATTGATCGAGGAGGCTAAGGAAGCATATGAAGCTGGATAAGTGGAAGTTGCATGACAAGAATTTGTTCATTAACAACCATGTGTATGGCCGTGCAAGCATATGGAGCTGaaccataagctcacaacaatcTGAAACTGTTGTATCACCTAACTTAGTTTGTTCTTAGTGTGAATGGAGTCTTTGGTACACATCTTTTTTACTATTAAAATCTGAATGTGGCCGTGGCACGTCGGCCTCTTCTGCAATATGCTCCTTAGAAATCATCAAATCAACTTGCAGTCCTTTCTTTCCTGCAGTCCTCTCTCTCCTGTGGCTGCGTTGAGAGGGGCGGAGAAGGAGTCTCGTGCTGAAATTACACCACATGCCACCGCCAAGTGAATAACGTTTCATTCGTACGCTGCTGTATATTTGATCTACGTACGTATGGAGTACGTGAGAAAAAAGACCGTGGCATTGAGCCAATACCAGTCAAGTCCCGTGGCCCATTAATCGGTGACCCAGCCCAATGCAAACTGCTTCGACATGGATTGGTCTAGACGGCTTCGACACAGACTGTGCTCGACGGGtctgctttacaccgacctggtcggtggaaGGCGAGGTGCCGCACACCCCCTTGGCgttttgggcctggcccataatcTTCGTTCCGCCTGTTTCTGCTCCCTCCTGAACAGTTACTGTTTCTGAAAATTATGTTCAAAATTTCTGTCTACAGATTTTAAAAATAGTTCGAAATTTatttgttcaaaattcaaaattattccgaaattttgaaattcgttcaagattaaaatttgttcaaatttcgaaattcgtTCAAAGTTCAAAAATCGTTCAAAATTTATTTGTTCAAAATTCTTCCGAAATTTGTTCAAGGTTAAAATTTTGTTCAAAATtacgaaattcgttcaaatttaaaaaatcgttcaaaacttaaaatttgttcaagattaaaatttgttcaaatttcgaaatttgttcaatttttttcaaacttgaacattttCCAAACGCGACCATGGTGTTCCCTCATAAAAATACTCCAGCCCCTCGATTCCGTCCATCGAAATCGAAACCTAGCTCGAAGTACCGACCATGGTGTTCCCTCATAAAAATACTCCAGCCCCTCGATTCCGTCGATCGAAATCGAAACCCAGCTCGAAGTACCATCAGAAATTTAGGATTCCAATCCCTCACCGGAAGTTTCGCCCAAGATGCCTCGAGCGAAATCGAAATTGAAATCCAAGCTCGAAGTCCCTCTGAAAGTGTCGCCCAAGATGCCTCGAGCGAAAGCAAAATCAAAATCGAAACCCAAGCTCGAAGCCCCGTCAAAAGTTTCGCCCAAGATGCCTCGAGCGAAATCAAAATCGATACCCAAGATCGAAGTCCCGCTGGAAGATCCGCCAAAGATGGACATTGCCATGGCCGAATTTCCGTCTCAACTCGATGTTGCGGCCGTCTCTCTACTTTTGTCTGCAATGCTTGATGTGGAATCGCCTGCAATATCCACAGTACCAGATACGGTATAATTTCTGCTTGTCTGTCCGTTCTGTGCTTGTGTGAACTGCTCTGTTTTCAGATACAGTAATTGGTAGTTTTGGTGATGTGTGCTCGTCTGAATTGCTCTATTTTCCAGTCCTCTAAATTGCTTTATTTCCATTGTCTAAATTGCTCTGATTTCAGCCCAAATTACTTTCATAATTTATTTGTTGAGAGAGGTACAGAAAGAGAGAAATAAGATTGGTATGAGGTAGAATCAGTATACTGAATTTCAAGCTAGGTGGTAAGAGAAAGATAAGATTGGTATGATGTATAATTATATACTGAATTTTAAGCTATACTATCTTACTTTCTGGCACATGAATTACTGTCCTGGTTCGCTTGCTTATAATTAGTACGGCATATGTGATgttaaactttttttttcttatgtTTGCAGAAAATGGATCACAAGAGTGAAGCAACCACTCTTGAGGAATTTCATAACTGTCCTATAAAAAGATCAAAAACATTGGAATCGCGAGTTATGGATGATCAATTTCCATCACCTATCATCTCCCCTACATCTGTGATTTCAGAATGTTCTGAATCGATTGGTTCAGAAATAAATGATCAAGAAAATGGCGTGTTACTACAAGCAAATCATCAAGAAAATGGCCTGTCAATAAATAATATAGTATATGACTGTCTACCACAAGGTGAAATATCCACTTACTATTTTTGCTTTTTTGCTTTTGTTACTTATAATTTCAACTATAATTAAATCAATATATAGAGCAAATGCTATTAAATGAACTATTTATGTATGTGTACTAATTCAACATATATACTTCTTTATCTTCTTATCTTTTTGCAGGTTAAGATGATGAATGTGCTCATGAT contains:
- the LOC124660874 gene encoding nucleolar protein 58-like, which translates into the protein MKLGRLCLYPPPPAKRRRWSARSLPAKQRRGDAPHYVSRCGEDELVLLLFETPSGFTIFTFCALLFDEPDPMEFIWAQFAENWSSNMIVWPNEFQTFEDKSSAINENTGVNERLAEMIMKHRCPGQKMAVGKPEYKRIIEERLGIPCLYGPIVMELMWGIQKWLSHSVPGEKSRLTEDDRLPLSQGLQNFLSRYDCNVKPEMVNDKIIKTAAFLFFECDSIEKDNYVALRKAADHIKNLSGISCEDWGLLKIAIALKIVCWPEEAGNAFEMISEDVVSKLVKDAPLYENVLDMDSCLGIYNHMMYAHKVRIKKKELLKSLIEEAKEAYEAG